The following coding sequences are from one Thermodesulfobacteriota bacterium window:
- a CDS encoding MoxR family ATPase yields MTTHNPFVVLKEEMDNLVVGHEEVKLALLLGIISREHIYVEGPPGTAKTMLSEIVSAAASLKFFFYQLHRDTRLSELIGDLVISKETSDSGEIIKQKVVKGGILTSEICLLDDISRAPGESLNVLLRILNERKFFNEGIPLLTAIATSNPTADEYYNEPLDPANLDRFVLQINSQGLSYGRKWDEAKQVIKLYSERTSDYDVPARVSREVFDEYFDKLSEVEIPLAVQEALAKFVATLIEDYGCNESNSLISDRTFFVKALKIMRAHALLNDREACTVEDLNALKFMTAFRIPEEVFQQLDQILDDLTSKKKKTGTDRMS; encoded by the coding sequence ATGACGACACATAATCCATTCGTAGTACTAAAAGAAGAAATGGATAATTTAGTAGTAGGCCATGAGGAAGTAAAACTAGCGCTGCTGCTTGGTATTATCTCAAGAGAACACATCTATGTGGAGGGACCTCCGGGAACAGCTAAAACTATGTTGTCTGAAATAGTTTCAGCTGCGGCAAGTCTTAAGTTCTTTTTCTACCAACTACACAGAGATACCAGACTATCAGAGCTGATAGGAGATCTTGTTATTTCTAAAGAAACATCTGACAGCGGTGAGATAATTAAACAAAAAGTCGTAAAGGGCGGAATACTTACTTCTGAGATATGTCTTTTAGATGATATATCAAGGGCACCGGGAGAATCACTAAACGTATTACTTAGAATATTAAACGAAAGAAAATTTTTCAACGAAGGGATTCCACTACTCACTGCAATTGCAACAAGTAACCCAACTGCTGATGAGTATTATAACGAGCCTCTTGATCCTGCAAACTTAGACAGGTTTGTTCTGCAGATTAACTCTCAAGGACTGTCATACGGCAGAAAATGGGATGAGGCAAAACAAGTTATAAAGCTATACAGCGAGAGAACTAGTGACTATGATGTTCCTGCCAGGGTTTCAAGAGAAGTGTTTGATGAATATTTCGATAAGCTATCGGAAGTAGAAATACCTCTAGCAGTCCAAGAAGCTCTTGCTAAATTCGTTGCAACACTTATTGAGGACTATGGATGTAACGAGTCTAATTCGCTAATATCTGATAGAACATTCTTTGTTAAAGCACTTAAGATAATGCGTGCTCACGCTCTTTTAAACGATAGAGAGGCTTGCACGGTTGAAGATTTAAATGCACTTAAATTTATGACTGCTTTTAGGATCCCTGAGGAAGTTTTCCAGCAGCTTGATCAGATCCTTGATGATCTCACGTCTAAAAAAAAAAAGACGGGGACAGACCGAATGAGCTAG
- a CDS encoding sodium:alanine symporter family protein produces MQTFITEILTNFSGLVWGLPLIVLLLGTGVYLTILLRGIQFRALVPALYLALIKRKEDGEAKGDISQFQALMTALSATVGVGNIAGVATAIAVGGPGAVFWMWITGLLGMATKYSEAVLAVKYREVDKFGTMSGGPMYYISNGLGIKWLGTLFAIFASLAAFGIGNMVQSNSVADALGEAFGVPFWITGLVLCVATGLVIVGGIKSIARATSLIVPLMILLYMLGAICVLAVYWKNIPNAFYLIFYHAFNPTAAAGGFLGATISQTVRMGVARGIFSNESGLGSSPIAAAAAKTKNPVGQGLVSMTQTFIDTVIVCTFTALVIICSGLWSQGDTGAGLSAKAFESGIPIGANIVAISLAFFAYSTLLGWSYYGEKAIEYIFKERAVMPYRVLFTGVVFVGAVVKLDLVWTFADVMNGLMAFPNLIGLLGLSKVVVEETKKYLPIEISRK; encoded by the coding sequence ATGCAGACATTTATTACAGAGATACTTACAAACTTTAGCGGGCTCGTCTGGGGCCTTCCTTTAATTGTTCTGCTCTTAGGAACAGGCGTATATCTGACTATATTGCTGAGGGGAATTCAATTTCGCGCTCTTGTACCAGCACTTTATTTAGCTCTAATTAAACGAAAGGAAGACGGCGAAGCAAAGGGGGATATTTCTCAGTTTCAGGCTTTAATGACAGCTCTTTCCGCAACCGTTGGAGTAGGAAATATAGCCGGTGTTGCAACTGCAATTGCAGTGGGCGGGCCGGGCGCTGTGTTTTGGATGTGGATCACTGGTCTTTTGGGTATGGCAACAAAATACTCAGAGGCAGTGCTTGCGGTTAAGTACAGGGAAGTCGATAAGTTTGGCACAATGAGCGGTGGGCCTATGTACTACATCTCAAATGGCCTAGGCATCAAATGGCTCGGTACACTGTTTGCAATTTTTGCCTCACTCGCAGCATTCGGAATAGGAAACATGGTTCAGTCAAACTCTGTTGCAGATGCACTTGGCGAGGCATTTGGGGTTCCGTTTTGGATAACTGGCCTGGTACTTTGCGTTGCCACAGGTCTTGTAATAGTGGGCGGTATTAAGAGCATTGCAAGGGCTACTAGCTTGATAGTTCCGCTTATGATTCTTTTATATATGTTAGGTGCTATTTGTGTATTAGCAGTATATTGGAAAAATATTCCAAACGCTTTTTACTTAATTTTCTATCATGCCTTTAACCCCACTGCCGCAGCTGGAGGTTTTCTAGGCGCAACAATAAGTCAGACTGTAAGGATGGGAGTTGCAAGAGGAATATTCTCAAACGAATCGGGTTTGGGAAGCTCACCTATTGCAGCCGCTGCCGCCAAGACCAAAAACCCAGTCGGACAAGGTCTTGTGTCTATGACTCAGACTTTCATAGATACTGTAATTGTTTGTACTTTTACCGCGCTCGTAATTATTTGCAGCGGGCTTTGGTCTCAAGGAGATACAGGAGCCGGACTTTCGGCTAAAGCGTTTGAGAGCGGGATTCCAATAGGGGCAAATATTGTTGCAATTAGTCTTGCTTTCTTCGCTTACTCTACGCTTTTAGGCTGGAGTTATTACGGCGAGAAAGCAATCGAGTATATATTTAAGGAAAGGGCCGTGATGCCCTATCGAGTATTATTTACCGGAGTTGTTTTTGTGGGCGCAGTCGTAAAGCTAGATCTGGTTTGGACCTTTGCTGATGTGATGAACGGGCTTATGGCATTTCCGAACTTGATAGGACTCTTGGGTTTATCTAAAGTAGTTGTTGAGGAAACAAAGAAATATCTCCCAATAGAAATATCGAGAAAGTAA
- a CDS encoding surface-adhesin E family protein: MLSLKKIHFSTIILFLLAAVFFLALSSCGGSDESSDDGWKYVGDIRDDKGEYVQVFIDLDDMSIEGDIRKFWIRYYAPISGTEQKYIRQIGLWEVDCRDRKLFVLAEEYYDVEGKLMGKMEERKHEDYNESSLGGKLTAAACRYAGRN; encoded by the coding sequence ATGCTTAGTCTAAAAAAAATACATTTTTCCACAATAATACTATTCTTATTAGCTGCTGTATTCTTTTTGGCCCTGTCTTCTTGTGGGGGTAGTGATGAGAGCTCTGATGATGGCTGGAAGTATGTAGGCGACATTAGAGACGACAAGGGAGAATATGTACAGGTTTTTATAGATCTAGATGATATGTCTATAGAAGGCGATATCAGAAAATTCTGGATAAGATATTATGCGCCAATTAGCGGAACCGAGCAAAAATATATAAGGCAGATTGGTTTATGGGAAGTTGATTGCCGTGATAGAAAATTATTTGTATTAGCAGAAGAGTATTATGATGTTGAGGGTAAACTTATGGGCAAAATGGAGGAAAGAAAGCATGAGGACTACAATGAATCCTCCTTGGGCGGAAAACTCACTGCAGCTGCATGCCGATATGCCGGAAGAAATTAG